DNA from Prunus persica cultivar Lovell chromosome G6, Prunus_persica_NCBIv2, whole genome shotgun sequence:
GGAGAAATTCTACAAGCAAGTCAATTTGCAAGAGAAATAGTAGCAGCAGTTGGTAGTAAAACCAAGAAAACCACTGTGGAAGACCCCAAAACCCCATTGACCCAACAGAGGAAACAGAGGCAATTCCCTGAAAACACGGAACTCAGGGCCAgaaggaagaaggagaagcaCAACAAATCTCAATCCTTTCAATCAGAATCAGGTTCCCCAATACTCCAACGGGCCCGTTCTCGAATCAATTTCAAGGTTTCACCTCCAAACAAGAGAGAAGTgttgaaagaaaacaacagaTACTTGGCAAACAGAGTGTCTCCCAAGAATAGGCCATGGGCTAAAAAGAGTGTGTTATTTCCCAACCCCTTGTTTTTGTCCTCAGATCCTTCTTCTTGTTCAAATCCGCAGAAGTTTTGCAGGACAAGGTCACCAATCATTGgtagaaatgaaaataataataagccaCGGATTCAGACTCCACACAAGTTCTTAATCAAGTCTCCACCTTCAGCTTCCAAGTTTCAGGTCAAGATTAAGAGCCCTCCATtggtttcttctctttctccaacAAAAATAGCCAAGAAGTCTCCCAAGATGTCAACTGCCTCGAAACTACGCCGGTCATTTTCACCGTCGAGATTGGCAACTAGATTGGTGTCTCCATTGAAGAGCAGAAAGAGTGTGCAAAAGAGTGAGGGACTAGTAATGCGTGGTTTGGAACAGCGTCCAACTTGTTCAGTGCCACTGGGAATTTCAGCTCGGAGAATTTAAACATGTTAATGATTAGATAATATGCACAACGGCTTGGTTTGGATTGAATTGTGTTTGGTGTTTTAAGATATTTCCTCAATGTCCATGGTGTTCCATTAGTTTCGATTATATTTCTTGCTTAAGGATGCAAATTTGTCATTCCATTCTTTCATGTAAAAGGTTGAGAGAAAttcaatgaataaataaattaaagtacgAGTATtgtgccaaaaaaaataaaattatgtggAGAATACCTAACAAATGTCatgtttaattgtttttttatatctcAAATGCTAACTCTGAATATTCCTAAAAATGAATTAGTAGATTAAAATGCTTGGAATATAGGAAATCTAATTTGTTAGGTAGATAGTCATTCTCATTCCTTAATTAGTAGATTGAAAACAAGAGTGTTAGACTGAAGAATCACACACACAATATGTGTCCCTCTCTGGCTCTCCCCCTCCGGCAACTTGTGCAAGTACGAGGTTGTTGTCTATGCCGGCCCCCAGTCACCACCCCAGCACAGCACATTGAGATGGCAGCTGGCTTGTACGTTTCTCATTTTTGTACAAGGTGTGTGCACTTCATGGATACAGTTATGtttaaaagaacaaatggaAGTTCATTGCTTTGAAAATATGTAAGATGGACAAGTACTTCTACACTTAGCAGTTTCTTTGGCTGCATTCATCTTTCCTTGTGGcattattttgaattattatgtATTGACTAAAATCTTAAAAGACAACTTAATTATTAACAATGATAGCAAGCGTGGGTAATGTCAGTTCGCTAGTGCAATGATCTCGTCTGGTTGCATCAAAGTTTGAATTCtctttttcaattaatttagagtaatttagattattttacatatatattaaggacaaaatagtaattaaaaaaaccaatattttaattttaaaaattttaaaaaaaacttacaaatTGATAAAGACTAcataatgggaaaaaaaacaaaaaaacttgcaAATTATAGCTAGCTGCCTTTATATTTTTGGTACAAatgcatctatatatataaaacaaaaggcagagaatagtgaaacattcaaaataccagaaaatatacTTGCTTAATgcaacattaagaattgaaattattaattaaatgaggataatatagtaaattcacacttttttatattaaaaaaaaataattgctaaGAGAAATATCAGATaatagatcctatttttatggaacacaactatccattattattctttaattctaaaataaatttaaattttttttaaaaagcctcTCGTAAATGCGAAAGTGAGTGCGGAAAGACTAGtcttgagaaaagaaaaggaataatattgtttgattttttttttttaattactttcattttgttgGGTCGGTGAAATTCGtataaaaagcccaaaacgGGAAAGAGACCAAAAAGCCCATATCATAACCGGGCAAATACGAAAAATGCCTCCCAAATCTCTCTACAATCAGATCTGACTTCCAATTCCAAGCGATTAAGCGAGAGAGCGAGCTAGAGAGTCCGAGAGACTAGAGAATCCCTAGGTTCCGTCGCTCGCGTCTCTGAGTAGACGACATTCGAGAATGGAGCTACGAACCCTAAATCATTTTCATTGCCTTGTCCGGAACCGGATCCGGATCCGAACAAGGCAATGATTTAGGGTTTCGGATGGTGCAAAGAGAATGGTGAGATCGTTGGTCTCTGCGTCGACGATGAAGATGACAACAATCCAGAACGTAGCCATGTATCGCGGATCAGGATCTGTCTCAGATTACGGTGAGGGTCTGAATCGATTATTTAAACCCTAATTTGAGAGCTAGATTTACACTAGTAGCAAGAATCCATTTCATACCtgtttggagaaaaagaaaggttcAATTTCCCCTATGCAGTTTttgactatttttttaatcggaatattttgattaatttaacCTAGTTATTCTGCTGATgtaaaatacatgaaatttttgttcatatatatctaactttgtttttactttagcCTCTGTGCTTTATATTTAAACACTACTTTTGGAGTTTCAACCATTGTCAAGTTGATTGAAAACGAGCATTcggttttcaatttgtttatgGAACATGCACGAATAACTCCCTAGGGTATTATGCGCTTTaggttttcattttataagtTGGACAGTTTTTAGTTCAACTCAGTTCAGGGCTTGAGAGTTATATGGATTACTTTTTAAATCTCTGTAGATTCTATTATGGAGCTCGCCTCGTATGATGTGGTGGTTTGCTGGCCTTCTGGTCAATGATGCTTATAATGCATAAAGTCTCACATTTTGATGTCCAGTCATGCATCCAAGCAGGTTATCTTACCTGACGGTCGTGCATCCACTTTTAGCACACCCATTCTCTTTCCCACACCTTAGTTTATCTCTTGGTACGGTGACTGTCATTGTAATCTACATGCTTGGCTTCTGTTTGATGCGTCTAgtacatgtgtgtgtgtatatatatatatatacgaatCATTAGTGGCTGGCATTTTTACATTTCTGAGCACAAAATTGATTTGGTAATGAGAAAAGCCCCGTTATATTCTTGGCAGACTTCagttttccccctttttttctttgtggttCTTATTCCTTACTGAAGAATGTGCAGGTCATACATTTAACTGAGCTCGCTCAGCCTCATTGACATTCGAGTTTGGTTATGGGATGTTACATTTTACGGATGGGTTTCCTTCAAACAGTGTAGCAGTTGCTTAACCTTGTTTCACAGGTTTCTTTCCTGCCTCTATAATGCATtcattcttccttttcttcttgctCCTACTAAAGtttcttatttaataaaaaaaaacctttttttttttttttttttcaaattgtgAAGCATGAAAGTGATATCATTTGGTTTTACAtgacttgatttttctttgggtCGCTATCCAAGTGTGTGTTACTTTGTTCTACATCGACTTACTTCTTTCTCTCTGGCCTTGCAGGCGTTTTTCAAATTTCCGTCATTGTTTGCAGTTTTTTTCCCGCATTGCATGGTCTCCGTGTGTGTgtatgtctctctctctctctctctctctctcgctcgcTCTCGCATCTCTCATTTCTCATCGGTCTCCTCAGATCTCCTTTCATATGTTTCGGTTTAGGCGGTGGGAAAATGAAGGCAAAGGATGAAAGTCAAATGGGAAAGAGGATTGGAGTTGAAGCACGGCTGATATGGTTTTCCAAGTGTTTTTTAATGtcttttttgtttagtttgtTATAGTTCTATGATTAAGTATTTcgatttgttattttattttttcaatttgcagTCGATATTTTAATCTCTGTTAATATGGAAATGTCATTACATGTTAGGAGATCAACATTGGATGACTGAATGGTCGGCCCCATAATTCTCAGTAGGTTCAGTAAGTCCCAGTAGGTCAGATTACGTGTTTCAGTATCATCAAATTTTCTCTAGTATGTTGATGGCGGATCCATTCACCGTTACGAActcattattttaaaaattgggtcgtttgataaaaaaaataaaatttcgtaaaatcaaatttgatatAACTGGCTCAATATTTCACCACTTGAGTTATAAACTTGCATTAAATAGGCCCCAAAGCTCTGGAAGTGGGTCCCCAAAAGTGAAATTTTACCAATTAAGAAGGGCCGGACATCTAATTGCATGAAATTCAGCGCGTATGTTAGCCCAACAACCCGACAGCGGgacaataaattaaatacagGCTCACAAACTTGAAAGCCGGTCCAATTATGGGCCCAATAACGTGAGAAAAGGCTCCAATAACCCTCAAATGGGCCCAGAAGCCGGCCCAGTAACTTGGACAATGGCCAACGAATCGTCCCAATAACGATCAAAACGTATATTTTGTCGTTTCCGGACCCTTACATGGGcctattttttcatttctggACCCTTGCATGGGCCTATTTTGTCGTTTGTACGCCCTAAATTGGCCCATTTTGTCGTTTTCTGGACAGGATTGGGCCTATTTTGTCGTTTCTGATGTTGACTGGGCCTAATTTGTCGTTTCTGATGCCTCTATTGGGCCCAATTTGTCGTTTCGGAGGCCTTTATTGGGCCTATTTTGTCGTTTCCTTGGCTTTATTGGGCCTATTTTGTCGTTTTTGAGGACTTTAATGGGCCTATTTTGTCGTTTCTGAAGACTTTACTGGGCCTACTACTTGTCGTTTTCTGGTCCTATATTGGGCCTATTTTGTCGTTTTCTATTGGGGCTTTTTGTCGTTTCTGAGATTTGAATGGGCCTATTTTGTCGTTTCTCATGTTTTAATGGGCCTATATTGGGCCTTTTTTGTCGTTTCTGGCCCTATATGGGGCTTTTTTGTCGTTTCTGAGTATTTTAATGGGCCTATTTTGTCCTTTATTGGGCCTTTAATGGGCCTTTTTTGTCGTTTCTCATGTTTTAATGGGCCTATATTGGGCCTTTTTTGTCGTTTCTGGCCCTATATTGGGGCTTTTTGTCGTTTCTGAGGATTTTAATGGGCCTATTTTGTCGTTTCTGAGGCCTTAATGGGCCTATTTTGTCGTTTATGAATACTTTACTGGGCCTACTTTGTCGTTTTATAGTACTATATTGGGCCTAATTTGTCGTTTCTAAGGCCTTTACTGGGCCTATATTGTCGTTTCGGGCCCGATATGGCCTATTTTGTCGTTTCTGAAGTTTTAACTGGGCCTATTTTGTCGTTTATATCCCTTAAATGGGccctttttgtcttttatatCCCTTAAATGGGCCtattttgtcgttttgtggccCCCTATTGAGCCTATTTGGTGATTACTGGGCCtattttgttcttatttaCTTTTGGGCCTCTTTCACATTGCAGGCCCTGTTTCCCTTGTTATGCGGCGACTTTTGGGCCCAATTTTATGTTATTGGTTCCTCTATAGTGAAACTAggaccaaaaacaagaaatggcCGGGAAAATGTCCAAATAATTGTTACCGACTAAAGATGTAGCCGTATTAATGTCATATTTCCATATCATGCAATTGTTTTTACCTGCTAtctaattgtttttgttttcagtaACTCATTGTCCTTATTCATTACACAAAATAGCATTCCGTTCTGTTCAAGATCCCAAGCCTTCTCAGCAGCCACCTTCGCTTCATCTTAAACAAGCCCATGCCTTCTCGGCAGGGacctttttgcattttcaatctTTACATAAGGGCtgttcaaaaaagacagataaCAACcaaattaattcatataaacAGAAGCATAGCTGCAGAAAAGAATATCAATTATTGGCAAAAAAATACAGATGAAAAACCGATAAAATACACGAAGGTGTAAATTTCTTGGAACGAGTTGGCAACTTTTGGGCCAAAATTGCGGAAGTACTGATCCCCGAAAATTGATATCAGAAATACTAGTCCCTCCCAAATTGCAATTACTGGGGGTGTAACCGAAAAGTTTGGGCCTAGACAAGGAAAACCCAATAAGTACCCAGCAGCCAAGCCAACTAGCTAAAATGAGGCCCACAGCAAACAcaacatataaaataaacCTGAACAGAGGAAGACTATACAATGTAATATAAGATAAGAATACTATTACTAAGACTGAAAAAGAAGATCCCTCAAGGGTATTTTCATAATATACTTACAATATTATAGTTAGTttagttatatattttttcatccCCACAAACAAGACATTAACGTTAAGGCACAAGTCTTTTTCAACACTTGTAGCAGCCTCTAGTAATAACTAACACAGTTACACCTCATCAAAATCTATTATGATTTTAAGCATGAATTCGACATAGCATACTGTACTGCAAGCAAACCCACTTATTTGCCACAGCATTCATCATAACTTTAAAACTTTACTTCCTAGATATTCTGAAGCTACTTAACACATTGCTTTCTAATATTCTAAAGCTCTCTTGCTTACTCTAACAAAGTAAACATACAAAACATAGAATTGTAGCTAAAACATACCATGCAACAAACGACTTACACAATTTAGACACAAGTACAAATACGATTCCATGTGTGTTTTGCTTCGCAGTGAGAAACCACACTAGTAATAATGCATGCAAGAGACCTTCTTCTAAAAGGATTAAAAGGACCATGCCAACTTTGGCCATTGACGAAAGCCATTCGCTTTTGCCACACATAATTTATACGCACCTTATGAATTGTCATGTTCCCCAACACTAAAGCGTTCTAATTGAGAAATTCGGCACAGTCCAAACTAAAACTTTCAATTCCGAACAAGAAACCAATCAATTAAAGAACCACAAATTCAAACATTCACCTGAAGATCTTGGCTGGAAGTGGAAGCTATGCAATGAATGGGTCTGAAGATGCTTCTCTTTACGCAACCCAGCCAAGGTCTCGGAAATCGAGGCAGATCACAAGCTTCTGCGATCTAAAACAAGGTAGTAAAATGAAATGATaaattagggttagggttaggATTTGAGACATGCTAGAGATTGACGAATTTAAAGAAAAGGGTGTGAGATTTACATTTCATGCAAATTTCTCGCAGATCGAGAGCACCAAGGCCGACGACGACGGTTTGTATGCACAAATTTCTTCGATCTAAAACAAGGTAAAATGAAATGGTAAATTAGGGTTAGGGATAGGGATAGGTCCTCAGGAGTTAGGATTTGAGATGTGCTAGAGATTGACGAATTCAAAGAAGAGAGTAGAGATTTACG
Protein-coding regions in this window:
- the LOC109949799 gene encoding probable microtubule-binding protein TANGLED — its product is MVARTPPKQRKMVAPLNPVLLRETVKKVDRCMARLQELQYTVSGGTKVISGVSLSPRSTRGYLRTSLRCKQETARIKGSAPRKSPVGKFPANAGGEWQRMSLPAMLVGETVGEILQASQFAREIVAAVGSKTKKTTVEDPKTPLTQQRKQRQFPENTELRARRKKEKHNKSQSFQSESGSPILQRARSRINFKVSPPNKREVLKENNRYLANRVSPKNRPWAKKSVLFPNPLFLSSDPSSCSNPQKFCRTRSPIIGRNENNNKPRIQTPHKFLIKSPPSASKFQVKIKSPPLVSSLSPTKIAKKSPKMSTASKLRRSFSPSRLATRLVSPLKSRKSVQKSEGLVMRGLEQRPTCSVPLGISARRI